The Antedon mediterranea chromosome 7, ecAntMedi1.1, whole genome shotgun sequence genome has a segment encoding these proteins:
- the LOC140054400 gene encoding beta-1 adrenergic receptor-like, with translation MESYPNSSFGYNKTVLIFVLAVYIPMDIIIIVGNTFVLVVIRRTPSLHELQFTLLASLAFVDLLSGLIGLPLSIWGNITRQSMRLVVDDCELQYIPGKIFFATSYTHLLIITTDRYIAITKPLHYHKILTRTRIRIYIALSWIFGCVFGVLYLFPEIKRRDLNTFFCFQTSKTIGTIAIIVAVSLGIIMMIFMYTCIFIEARKHHRKLRTSVEKSQFKRTFKGAKTALIVVGFFMMYYLPNVIRIILSIKIPRSELFWLEWIAEICTGSSMAINPLIYVCRYKRFAQAFHKLCHSSVQTGSLSEEK, from the coding sequence ATGGAATCCTATCCTAATAGTTCGTTTGGATACAACAAGacagttttaatatttgtaCTAGCTGTATATATACCAATGGATATTATAATCATCGTTGGAAATACATTCGTACTTGTCGTAATACGGAGAACACCAAGTCTTCATGAACTACAGTTCACGTTACTCGCCAGCTTAGCGTTTGTAGACCTTTTGTCGGGACTCATCGGTCTTCCTTTGAGCATATGGGGCAATATAACTCGGCAATCAATGCGTTTGGTAGTTGACGATTGTGAATTGCAATACATTCcaggtaaaatattttttgCTACGTCGTACACACATCTTCTTATTATAACTACCGATCGTTATATAGCTATTACAAAGCCTTTGCATTATCACAAAATATTAACACGGACTAGAATACGTATTTACATTGCCCTTTCTTGGATATTTGGATGTGTGTTTGGTGTATTATACCTCTTTCCTGAAATTAAACGCCGAgatttgaatacatttttttgctttcaAACGTCAAAAACAATAGGTACAATCGCAATCATTGTCGCGGTATCTCTCGGCATTATAATGATGATTTTCATGTACACGTGCATTTTCATAGAAGCAAGAAAACACCATCGTAAACTTAGAACAAGTGTCGAAAAATCTCAATTCAAAAGGACGTTTAAAGGCGCCAAAACGGCATTAATCGTCGTTGGATTTTTTATGATGTACTATTTACCCAACGTTATACGTATAATACTTTCCATAAAGATTCCAAGAAGTGAATTATTTTGGTTAGAATGGATTGCAGAAATTTGTACAGGATCCAGCATGGCAATTAATCCGTTGATATATGTTTGTCGATATAAACGTTTTGCACAAGCTTTTCACAAACTTTGTCACTCAAGCGTGCAAACTGGAAGCTTATCTGAAGAAAAGTAA